The following are encoded in a window of Rosa chinensis cultivar Old Blush chromosome 4, RchiOBHm-V2, whole genome shotgun sequence genomic DNA:
- the LOC112200078 gene encoding nuclear transcription factor Y subunit C-9, with the protein MDQQGHGHPTTMGVPGAGQASYGVNPYQPSQMMGLSPTGSVGMMQSPTQPGGPSAPSQLAQHQAYQHIHQQQQQQLQQQLQNFWSGQYQEIEQANDFKNHSLPLARIKKIMKADEDVRMISAEAPVIFARACEMFILELTLRSWNHTEENKRRTLQKNDIAAAITRTDIFDFLVDIVPREDLKDEVLASIPRGGNVPVVGPADGLPYYYMPAQHPPQVGAPGMMVGKPVMDQNMYGQPTHPYMAQPAWPQQQQPHKDSE; encoded by the coding sequence ATGGATCAGCAAGGGCATGGGCATCCAACAACAATGGGAGTCCCAGGTGCAGGTCAAGCATCATATGGTGTGAACCCATATCAGCCTAGCCAAATGATGGGACTCTCTCCAACTGGATCAGTTGGAATGATGCAATCTCCCACTCAGCCGGGAGGTCCTTCTGCCCCTTCTCAGCTTGCACAACACCAAGCTTATCAGCACATCCAccagcaacaacaacagcagCTACAGCAACAACTCCAAAACTTTTGGTCAGGTCAGTATCAAGAAATTGAGCAGGCTAATGATTTCAAGAACCATAGTTTACCATTGGCCAGGATTAAGAAGATTATGAAGGCTGATGAGGATGTAAGGATGATATCTGCTGAAGCTCCGGTCATATTTGCCAGGGCCTGTGAGATGTTTATTCTGGAGTTGACACTACGGTCTTGGAACCACACAGAGGAGAACAAAAGGAGAACATTGCAAAAGAATGACATTGCGGCAGCAATTACAAGGACTGATATATTTGATTTTCTAGTTGATATCGTCCCCAGAGAGGATTTGAAAGATGAGGTTCTTGCATCAATCCCAAGAGGTGGGAATGTTCCAGTTGTCGGTCCAGCTGATGGTCTTCCTTACTATTACATGCCTGCTCAACATCCACCACAGGTTGGTGCTCCCGGGATGATGGTGGGAAAGCCTGTGATGGATCAAAATATGTATGGCCAACCAACACATCCATACATGGCTCAGCCAGCTTGGCCTCAGCAACAACAGCCGCACAAAGATTCTGAGTGA
- the LOC112199356 gene encoding histone H1-like, with protein sequence MAIYNNTVKPINGMDLWSTSGEPSILPPQYSRQPRRPRTKRMKDVSEKAEVGGIKLDKSNTQRKRPATKNELRHKVKIRAEKLKAAAVKGSNALSKPKGRPPKPSATSAPATTNAKAPPATTRCKPPAKPSSSSKQAAPSRSSSIIRDNANDGKK encoded by the exons ATGGCCATTTATAACAATACAGTAAAGCCTATTAATGGTATGGATCTGTGGTCAACaagtggtgaaccctcaatcCTTCCCCCACAGTACTCAAGGCAGCCAAGGAGGCCAAGGACAAAGAGGATGAAGGATGTATCTGAGAAAGCAGAAGTTGGTGGTATCAAGCTTGATAAG TCCAATACTCAGAGAAAGAGACCCGCAACTAAGAATGAGCTGAGGCATAAGGTAAAGATAAGGGCAGAAAAACTGAAG GCAGCAGCAGTAAAAGGATCAAATGCTTTAAGCAAGCCAAAAGGTAGACCTCCAAAGCCTTCAGCAACTTCTGCCCCAGCAACAACAAATGCTAAAGCTCCTCCTGCTACAACAAGGTGTAAACCTCCAGCCaagccatcatcatcttctaagCAAGCAGCTCCGAGTAGGTCATCTAGCATAATCAGAGATAATGCAAACGATGGGAAAAAGTAG